The Haladaptatus cibarius D43 genome window below encodes:
- a CDS encoding ribosome assembly factor SBDS yields the protein MISLEEAVTARLESHGARFEVLVDPDAALAIKRGEFDGDIEDVIAAEDVFENASRGDRPAEEDLEEVFETTDPLEIIPEVIERGEIQITAEQRKEMQEQKHKQLVNRITRNAVNPQMDNAPHPPERIENALDEAGFTIDPMEPVGQQVDDALEALRPVIPIRFDEVTIAVQVPADYAGSAQARIRQFGDLEREEWQNDGSWVGVMTFPAGMQNEFYDLVNEHTSGEAETQIIKDEDDLKTR from the coding sequence ATGATATCACTCGAAGAGGCAGTGACGGCGCGTCTGGAATCACACGGCGCGCGGTTCGAAGTGTTGGTAGACCCCGACGCGGCACTCGCCATCAAACGCGGCGAGTTCGACGGCGACATCGAGGACGTCATCGCCGCAGAAGACGTGTTCGAGAACGCGAGTCGGGGCGACCGACCCGCCGAGGAGGATTTAGAGGAAGTCTTCGAGACGACCGACCCGCTGGAAATCATTCCCGAGGTAATCGAACGCGGGGAAATTCAGATTACGGCGGAACAGCGCAAAGAGATGCAAGAACAGAAGCACAAGCAGTTGGTCAACCGCATCACGCGCAACGCGGTCAACCCGCAGATGGACAACGCGCCGCATCCGCCGGAACGCATCGAGAACGCGCTGGACGAAGCAGGATTTACCATCGACCCGATGGAACCGGTTGGCCAGCAGGTTGACGACGCGCTAGAGGCGCTTCGTCCGGTGATTCCGATTCGATTCGACGAGGTGACCATCGCGGTACAAGTGCCCGCGGACTACGCCGGAAGCGCGCAGGCACGGATTCGGCAGTTTGGCGATTTGGAACGCGAAGAGTGGCAAAACGACGGCTCGTGGGTCGGCGTCATGACGTTCCCGGCAGGAATGCAAAACGAGTTCTACGACCTCGTGAACGAGCACACGAGCGGCGAGGCCGAGACGCAAATCATCAAGGACGAAGACGACCTGAAAACCCGGTAG
- a CDS encoding Rpp14/Pop5 family protein has translation MKHLPKHLRPHWRYLAVGLEGWPDADIDRRAFQRNLWFAAQNLLGDAGSADADLTVYNFEFEDGEGEALVRVRRGHTDQARAALACIDEVHGNPVGVFVRGISGTVRGCEEKYLGCRREVSGERSVVFADAKRPAVVRGGMLDVQVDSAFVGATELDFE, from the coding sequence ATGAAACACTTGCCCAAACACCTTCGCCCGCACTGGCGCTACCTCGCGGTCGGCCTCGAAGGCTGGCCCGACGCGGACATCGACCGCAGAGCGTTCCAGCGAAACCTCTGGTTCGCCGCGCAGAACCTGCTCGGTGACGCCGGAAGCGCGGACGCAGACCTCACGGTGTACAACTTCGAGTTCGAAGACGGCGAAGGCGAGGCGCTCGTCCGAGTTCGCCGCGGGCACACTGACCAAGCACGGGCGGCGCTGGCCTGCATCGACGAGGTGCATGGCAACCCCGTCGGCGTTTTCGTCCGCGGTATAAGCGGGACGGTGCGGGGTTGTGAAGAAAAGTATTTAGGTTGCCGCAGGGAAGTTTCGGGGGAGAGAAGCGTCGTGTTTGCGGACGCGAAACGGCCGGCCGTCGTTCGGGGCGGAATGTTGGACGTACAGGTCGATAGCGCGTTCGTCGGCGCGACGGAACTCGATTTCGAGTGA
- the psmA gene encoding archaeal proteasome endopeptidase complex subunit alpha codes for MQGQAQQQAYDRGITIFSPDGRLYQVEYAREAVKRGSASIGVRTEGGVVLAVDKRTRSPLMERTSVEKLHKSDDHIGIASAGHVADARQLIDFARRQTQINRLRYGEPIGVETLTKEVTDHIQQYTQVGGARPFGVALIIGGIENGEPRLYETDPSGTPYEWKALAVGADRGEIQDYLETNYSEGMDLDGGIDLALSALGTVNDDQLSPTSVGLATVDVESEQFRMLDDDEVEGYLDELDILEDEDEDESEE; via the coding sequence ATGCAAGGACAAGCCCAACAGCAGGCGTACGACCGCGGGATTACCATTTTCTCCCCGGACGGCCGCCTCTACCAAGTCGAATACGCACGCGAGGCCGTCAAACGAGGAAGCGCAAGCATCGGCGTTCGAACCGAGGGCGGCGTCGTCCTCGCCGTCGATAAACGCACGCGGTCGCCGCTCATGGAGCGCACGAGCGTCGAAAAACTTCACAAGTCCGACGACCACATCGGCATCGCCAGCGCGGGCCACGTCGCGGACGCTCGCCAACTCATCGACTTCGCGCGACGACAGACGCAAATCAACCGCCTCCGCTACGGCGAACCAATCGGCGTCGAGACGTTGACCAAGGAAGTCACCGACCACATCCAGCAGTACACGCAGGTCGGCGGCGCGCGCCCGTTCGGTGTCGCGCTCATTATCGGCGGCATCGAGAACGGCGAACCACGCCTGTACGAGACTGACCCCTCGGGCACGCCATACGAGTGGAAAGCGCTCGCAGTCGGCGCAGACCGCGGCGAGATTCAGGACTACCTCGAAACGAACTACAGTGAGGGCATGGACTTGGATGGCGGCATCGACCTCGCACTTTCGGCCCTCGGTACAGTCAACGACGACCAACTCTCGCCGACGAGCGTCGGCCTCGCCACGGTTGACGTGGAGAGCGAACAGTTCCGAATGCTGGACGACGACGAAGTCGAGGGCTACCTCGACGAACTCGACATCCTCGAAGACGAGGACGAAGACGAGTCGGAAGAGTAA